Proteins encoded by one window of Molothrus aeneus isolate 106 chromosome 16, BPBGC_Maene_1.0, whole genome shotgun sequence:
- the ATP5MF gene encoding ATP synthase subunit f, mitochondrial → MAKPVLLKDTKLMDVKLGQLGSWLAMRDFTPGGILGAIRRGHERYYNKYINVRKGGLGGLSMVLAGYIILSYMWSYSHIKHDRRRKYH, encoded by the exons ATGGCGAAGCCGG TTCTCCTCAAGGACACGAAGCTGATGGATGTGAAGCTGGGccagctgggcagctggctggCCATGAGGGACTTCACCCCCGGCGGCATCTTGGGGGCCATTCGGAGAG GTCATGAGAGATACTACAACAAATACATCAACGTGAGGAAGGGGGGCCTCGGGGGTCTCTCCATGGTGCTGGCTGGGTATATCATCCTCAGCTACATGTGGAGCTACAGTCACATCA AGCACGACCGCAGGAGGAAATACCACTGA